A portion of the Bifidobacterium lemurum genome contains these proteins:
- the brxL gene encoding BREX system Lon protease-like protein BrxL — protein sequence MTDESQLGALDRKITDEFSGYTVRKDLVSEVRGNALVPSYVLEYLLSKYATTTDSATIESGVGRVRKILSENYVHREEANLIQSKIREKGRYQVIDKVQVALNEKLDQYEATFENLGISRVVVDAQTVKDNPKLLVTGIWCMCMLVYAYSGEKDEVPWRLHRLMPVQMSYDDRENYVAVRSHFTDSEWINLLMQSIGFNPELFSERAKMLHLVRMIPFVERNYNLVELGPKGTGKSHIYSEFSPHGMLISGGEVTVAKLFVNNANGRMGLVGYWDTVAFDEFAGRAKKAGKDLVDIMKNYMANKSFSRGNNVLHGEASMVFVGNTSHNVPYMLKNSDLFEELPAQYHDPAFLDRIHCYLPGWEFEQIRSEMFTRGYGFVVDYLAEILHNLRNEDYGTAYRKYFTLSPSISTRDKDGVDKTFSGLMKLLYPDGKATAEQMEPLLRCAIEGRKRVKDQLCRIDSTMVEVDFSYTRVGSDQPIAVHTLEEDDYPELYWRGGSAADETEFSELGDQPENVNAATHEVGVAAEPQKTSNITDVLVESDMSERKSAAIQNGAGEGESDTAEVRRAENSQTASPEQSEPTQPVKTLSPLERAAAAAQEGHWEFKESQRNVTYDKLFGCHLAGATSITLKDQYIRMPYQMRNLAEFLETVFNFSDHTEEIHVHLITGHSDEQHVDQQIDQLTEIQTNFAPFGIMLTWEFDDSGHDRSIVADTGWRIILGRGLDIFQPIADRDWFNPLIRQQKLRRVKNFEITYMRK from the coding sequence ATGACGGATGAGTCTCAGCTGGGCGCGTTGGATCGCAAGATTACGGATGAGTTTTCTGGATACACGGTTCGTAAAGACTTGGTGAGTGAGGTCAGAGGTAATGCCTTGGTGCCCTCGTACGTGCTGGAATACCTGCTGAGTAAATACGCCACAACCACGGACTCAGCGACCATCGAGTCTGGCGTGGGCCGAGTTCGAAAGATATTATCCGAAAACTACGTGCATCGTGAGGAAGCGAATCTGATTCAGTCGAAGATTCGCGAAAAGGGCCGCTATCAGGTTATCGACAAAGTGCAGGTGGCTCTTAACGAAAAGCTCGACCAGTATGAGGCGACTTTTGAAAACCTCGGCATATCGCGGGTGGTCGTGGACGCTCAGACTGTAAAAGACAATCCGAAACTGTTGGTTACAGGCATTTGGTGTATGTGCATGCTGGTGTATGCCTATTCCGGCGAGAAGGATGAGGTGCCTTGGCGTCTGCACCGGCTTATGCCTGTGCAGATGTCGTATGACGATCGCGAGAATTATGTGGCAGTGCGATCTCACTTCACCGATTCGGAATGGATTAATCTGCTCATGCAGTCGATTGGCTTCAACCCTGAGCTGTTTTCCGAACGGGCGAAGATGCTGCACTTGGTGCGCATGATTCCCTTCGTGGAACGCAACTATAACCTGGTTGAATTAGGGCCAAAGGGGACGGGTAAATCTCATATTTACTCGGAGTTCTCGCCGCACGGCATGCTGATTTCCGGTGGCGAGGTCACGGTCGCCAAACTGTTCGTGAACAACGCGAACGGACGCATGGGTTTGGTCGGTTACTGGGATACGGTTGCGTTCGACGAGTTCGCGGGACGAGCTAAAAAGGCCGGCAAAGATCTCGTGGACATCATGAAGAATTACATGGCCAACAAATCGTTCTCGCGCGGCAACAATGTTCTGCATGGCGAGGCGAGCATGGTGTTCGTGGGTAACACATCGCACAACGTGCCATACATGCTCAAGAACTCTGACCTGTTCGAGGAACTGCCCGCGCAGTACCATGATCCGGCCTTCCTTGATCGTATTCACTGTTACTTGCCGGGTTGGGAATTCGAACAAATCCGTTCAGAAATGTTCACACGAGGCTACGGATTCGTGGTGGATTATCTAGCGGAAATCTTGCATAACCTGCGCAACGAGGACTACGGCACTGCGTATCGCAAATATTTCACCTTGTCGCCTTCAATCTCCACGCGAGATAAAGACGGAGTTGACAAGACCTTCTCAGGCTTGATGAAGCTCTTGTACCCCGATGGAAAAGCAACCGCCGAACAGATGGAGCCGTTGCTGCGCTGCGCTATCGAGGGGCGCAAGCGAGTTAAAGACCAACTGTGCCGCATCGACTCCACCATGGTGGAAGTGGACTTCAGCTATACGCGCGTTGGCTCTGATCAACCAATCGCTGTACATACTCTGGAAGAGGATGATTATCCGGAACTGTATTGGCGCGGTGGATCTGCTGCTGATGAGACGGAGTTCTCTGAGCTTGGAGATCAACCTGAAAATGTCAATGCTGCTACACATGAAGTCGGTGTAGCAGCGGAGCCGCAAAAAACATCCAACATCACTGATGTGTTGGTCGAATCTGATATGAGTGAACGGAAATCGGCGGCAATACAGAATGGTGCCGGCGAAGGCGAGTCTGATACGGCTGAAGTGCGACGGGCGGAGAACTCTCAGACTGCTAGCCCAGAGCAGTCAGAACCGACGCAGCCCGTCAAAACGTTGTCTCCTCTGGAACGAGCCGCCGCCGCTGCCCAAGAAGGCCATTGGGAGTTTAAAGAGAGTCAGCGGAATGTGACTTACGATAAATTGTTTGGCTGCCATCTCGCTGGAGCTACGAGTATCACGCTCAAGGATCAATATATTCGTATGCCCTATCAGATGCGTAATTTGGCGGAATTCCTCGAAACGGTATTCAATTTTTCTGATCATACCGAAGAGATCCACGTCCACCTCATCACTGGGCATTCCGACGAGCAGCATGTTGACCAGCAGATAGATCAGCTAACGGAGATACAGACTAACTTTGCTCCGTTTGGAATTATGCTTACCTGGGAATTCGATGATTCAGGCCATGATCGATCCATCGTAGCCGACACCGGTTGGCGTATCATCCTCGGCCGGGGTCTCGATATCTTCCAACCTATTGCGGATCGTGATTGGTTTAATCCGCTTATCAGGCAACAAAAGCTTCGCCGCGTCAAAAACTTCGAAATCACGTATATGAGGAAGTGA
- the pglZ gene encoding BREX-1 system phosphatase PglZ type A has protein sequence MSELDQISRLLAERFSRNGERGRIVFWRDEKNQYADTVEGLVGESASVPVLQDVRFIRIEHNPFNVRYRMFREAPTAKFLVYVPEEEIRPTKDDWLLDLELAYGPVFSADKLSMIATEVLPTTTPDTQSKWLDVMRRTTKFFDSDSRVNKLSALLNASDDEKIFQAKMIAVLLGLRDGKHSLQDIWRALLEQYADGDESGIMAIERMGLSEFHWTGTGLIYRYEPASGGKASVKDFMLWLFRLAWQGFITESSSTDVYANIRRDFESWRNDRTFEDAFKALSDEAADDLMIHAEVQDLDIDELLPHGVFRAVDSALIGRMYERLAAHSLPADMVRKIIAERRSGLWFSDFRAKYEAIAAASVLRRELDDGPPLIDDINSAEQGFVLYRDRLYAVDQAYRRFTIAWRSADDDVPVIRQELENSYTTFQRALGQAWQQQIDTLSSWTIDSVPSQRDFYRREVQPRIKSGKKIAVIISDALRYEVAEELSDAISAENRYSAGISAQCSVLPSYTQLGMAALLPHDTLSLSESDHYRAVVDGHSATGTENRDGILNRVDGHAIQYDDFMALDRDGARDLVKSCNTLYVYHNRIDAVGDSDKTESGTFDACSQAIDELVKIIKKLANANVSNMIVTADHGFLYQDHDVENPEWLSEQPQGDEVWVKARRFSVGRNLAPNRAFITFTGEQLGLTQSDKGLTVQIPNSILRLRKQGTGVRYVHGGASLQEIVVPVVHVNKGRTAAGDARPVDFRILQKNDRITTGQLTVELVQDEPVESKILPRTVFVGLWSGNTLISNETPVAFDMADKQIANRHAFATLVLTSDADACNGSNVELRVREQIKGTNQMKTLEQKAVYLLKRGLVADDGFDFM, from the coding sequence ATGAGTGAGCTTGATCAGATTTCGAGACTCTTAGCAGAGCGATTCAGTCGCAACGGCGAACGTGGCCGCATTGTATTTTGGCGCGATGAGAAAAATCAATATGCCGACACGGTCGAGGGCCTGGTAGGGGAGTCCGCCTCTGTGCCTGTTCTGCAGGACGTTCGATTCATCCGGATTGAACATAACCCGTTCAATGTGCGTTACCGCATGTTTAGGGAGGCTCCGACAGCTAAGTTCCTGGTCTATGTGCCAGAGGAGGAGATCAGACCAACTAAAGACGATTGGCTGCTGGATCTCGAACTGGCATATGGTCCCGTCTTTTCGGCCGACAAGCTCTCGATGATCGCCACTGAGGTCTTGCCGACAACCACGCCGGATACGCAGTCCAAATGGCTGGACGTGATGCGTCGCACCACAAAGTTCTTTGACAGCGACAGCCGTGTGAACAAACTGTCGGCTCTGCTGAACGCCTCTGACGATGAGAAAATATTCCAAGCCAAGATGATTGCTGTGCTACTTGGATTGAGGGACGGCAAACACAGCCTGCAGGATATTTGGCGTGCGTTGCTGGAACAATACGCCGATGGCGATGAATCCGGCATCATGGCAATTGAACGTATGGGGTTGTCCGAATTTCATTGGACAGGCACAGGCCTCATTTATCGATACGAACCTGCTTCTGGCGGTAAAGCGTCGGTGAAAGACTTCATGCTATGGCTGTTCCGACTGGCATGGCAAGGATTCATCACAGAATCGTCCAGCACAGACGTTTATGCGAACATCCGACGCGATTTTGAATCTTGGCGTAACGACCGCACTTTCGAAGATGCATTCAAGGCGTTATCCGACGAAGCAGCTGATGATCTGATGATTCATGCCGAAGTGCAGGATTTGGATATTGACGAGCTTCTGCCGCATGGTGTGTTTCGCGCTGTGGACAGTGCGTTGATCGGACGGATGTACGAACGGCTTGCCGCGCATTCACTCCCTGCCGACATGGTACGTAAAATCATCGCCGAGCGTCGCTCTGGCTTGTGGTTCAGCGATTTCCGCGCAAAATATGAGGCAATTGCTGCTGCGAGTGTACTGCGTCGTGAGCTGGATGATGGTCCGCCTCTCATCGATGACATCAACAGTGCGGAACAGGGCTTTGTATTGTATCGTGATCGTCTGTATGCGGTGGATCAAGCCTATCGGCGGTTCACCATTGCTTGGCGTTCCGCGGATGATGATGTGCCCGTGATTCGGCAAGAATTAGAGAACTCTTATACGACATTCCAGAGGGCTCTGGGGCAGGCGTGGCAGCAACAGATTGATACGTTGTCTTCATGGACTATTGACAGTGTTCCCTCGCAGCGCGATTTCTATCGTAGGGAAGTGCAGCCGCGCATCAAATCTGGCAAGAAGATAGCGGTGATTATCTCTGATGCGCTGCGTTATGAGGTGGCGGAGGAGCTGTCTGACGCAATCAGTGCAGAAAATCGATACAGTGCTGGGATATCGGCGCAATGCAGTGTGCTGCCGTCATATACGCAGCTTGGTATGGCGGCCTTACTACCGCATGACACGCTGTCCTTGAGCGAATCGGATCATTATCGCGCTGTTGTGGATGGGCATAGCGCGACCGGCACGGAAAATCGGGACGGTATTCTTAACAGAGTAGACGGTCATGCCATTCAATATGACGACTTCATGGCCCTTGACCGTGATGGTGCGAGGGATTTGGTGAAGTCCTGCAATACGCTGTATGTCTACCACAACCGTATCGATGCGGTTGGTGATTCAGACAAGACGGAATCTGGAACCTTCGACGCTTGCAGCCAGGCCATCGATGAGCTAGTCAAGATAATCAAGAAACTGGCCAATGCAAATGTCAGCAACATGATTGTCACTGCAGATCATGGTTTCCTCTATCAAGACCATGATGTGGAGAATCCCGAGTGGCTGAGTGAGCAGCCTCAAGGGGATGAAGTCTGGGTGAAGGCACGTCGTTTCTCTGTCGGACGTAATCTGGCTCCTAACCGCGCCTTCATCACTTTTACCGGAGAACAACTCGGTCTTACTCAATCAGACAAAGGCCTGACGGTGCAGATTCCCAACTCGATTTTGAGATTGCGTAAGCAGGGCACGGGAGTGCGGTATGTGCATGGTGGCGCCTCACTGCAGGAGATCGTAGTTCCCGTGGTGCATGTCAATAAGGGGCGAACCGCCGCTGGCGATGCTCGACCGGTTGATTTCCGTATCCTACAGAAAAACGATCGCATCACCACCGGTCAATTGACTGTGGAGCTTGTACAGGATGAACCAGTGGAGAGTAAAATCTTACCGCGAACCGTGTTCGTCGGACTGTGGAGCGGAAACACTCTAATCTCCAACGAAACCCCGGTGGCTTTCGACATGGCGGACAAGCAGATTGCCAATCGGCATGCATTCGCCACCTTGGTTCTTACCAGCGATGCGGACGCATGCAATGGTTCTAACGTCGAATTGCGCGTGCGTGAGCAGATCAAGGGAACCAACCAAATGAAGACGCTGGAACAGAAGGCGGTATATCTGCTGAAGCGTGGCTTGGTCGCAGACGACGGATTTGATTTCATGTAA
- a CDS encoding integrase catalytic domain-containing protein: MATRKRLTNRFKAEYAKGDKKQKGEILDRLEAVGMGRSTARRLLTQAEREKPVKGAARGRRPKYDAGAQRLLERLWLLMGMPCGPYMKAMFDQWIPALLANGELDGIDGDALDQVLAMSPSTIDRRLRPLKQAAMPKGASLTRPAAEHMRNSIRIRKCTDETIRVPGLAEADTVAHCGPSMKGEFARTLTMVDYATNWTVNVTARNNAKSNIKAAVATALPLFPFPVTCFDSDNGVEFINDELVDWLLEQDIEQTRSRPYRKNDQATVESRNNHVVRKYAFHWRYDTAQQRELLNRLWAKTYVLLNLFTPTRKPVRVDQGRDGRRKTVYDEPRTPWARVLEHDAADRAAGGGGYVVDDARRRIEGIIAATNPARLNREIAVIQDELERVSRDRTEAMARRAGLDMGYLGKAIERMRADAGQNDK, translated from the coding sequence ATGGCCACGAGAAAACGGCTGACGAACAGGTTCAAGGCGGAGTACGCCAAGGGCGACAAGAAACAGAAGGGCGAGATCCTCGACCGCCTCGAGGCCGTCGGGATGGGCAGGTCCACCGCCCGGCGGCTGCTCACGCAGGCGGAGAGGGAGAAACCCGTGAAAGGCGCGGCGCGGGGCAGGCGGCCGAAGTACGACGCGGGCGCGCAGCGGCTGCTGGAGCGCCTGTGGCTGCTCATGGGCATGCCGTGCGGCCCGTACATGAAGGCCATGTTCGACCAGTGGATTCCCGCGCTCCTGGCGAACGGCGAGCTCGACGGCATCGACGGCGACGCGCTGGACCAGGTGCTGGCGATGAGTCCGTCGACCATCGACCGGCGGCTCAGACCGCTCAAACAGGCCGCCATGCCGAAGGGCGCGTCGCTGACCCGGCCGGCCGCGGAGCACATGCGCAACTCGATCAGGATCCGCAAATGCACCGACGAGACAATCCGCGTTCCCGGCCTGGCCGAGGCAGACACCGTGGCCCACTGCGGGCCCAGCATGAAGGGCGAGTTCGCCCGCACCCTGACGATGGTGGACTACGCGACGAACTGGACCGTGAACGTCACCGCCCGCAACAATGCCAAATCCAACATCAAGGCAGCGGTCGCCACCGCCCTGCCGCTCTTCCCGTTTCCCGTCACCTGCTTCGACTCCGACAACGGCGTCGAGTTCATCAACGACGAGCTCGTCGACTGGCTGCTCGAACAGGACATCGAACAGACCCGCAGCCGCCCGTACAGGAAGAACGACCAGGCCACCGTCGAGTCGCGCAACAACCACGTCGTCAGGAAATACGCGTTCCACTGGCGCTACGACACCGCGCAGCAGCGCGAGCTGCTCAACCGGCTGTGGGCGAAGACCTACGTGCTGCTGAACCTGTTCACGCCCACCCGCAAGCCCGTGCGCGTCGACCAGGGGCGCGACGGGCGCAGGAAGACCGTGTACGACGAGCCCCGCACCCCGTGGGCGCGCGTGCTGGAGCACGACGCCGCCGACCGCGCCGCCGGGGGCGGCGGATACGTCGTCGACGACGCCCGCCGCCGCATCGAGGGGATCATCGCCGCCACCAACCCCGCCCGCCTCAACCGCGAGATCGCCGTCATCCAGGACGAACTCGAACGCGTCAGCCGGGACCGCACCGAGGCGATGGCCCGCCGCGCCGGCCTGGACATGGGATACTTGGGAAAGGCGATCGAACGCATGCGCGCCGACGCCGGACAAAACGACAAATAG
- a CDS encoding ATP-dependent nuclease — MIIQKVKIQNFRTLYDATIDFSNITTLIGPNGAGKSTILYALDWFFNGAGNDLSDEDATYNHEIEPIVVRVTFSDLNDRDRDALGKYAPAGTTSFTAWKMRKDGREFLSANIMGNPLFTPIKQASKAAEKKDLYKFLRQNHPELDLPTANTAGAITDALTAWEQEHHDQLEEVREEVSTSFNGFNSNASMKDIFNYSLVRADYRASEESEDARTTLLGTIIERTIDRKAADDQISKLFNSLREQEQQIYQNTFGDQLDELSDQLNEIIGSYSAARNIRVEPYAQELKPARTTFKVSVLDGDNETAVSRQGHGFQRMLLISALQLLARRMSLKENLESPENDKEQRGVLCLAVEEPELYQHPIQARAFAHVLRQLGEAVNGDVQVLYATHSPYFIDPSHYEEVYRLSRRSMDGVPLVQLTHAQKKSVVDRLESGDHKGANNVQSRIGKTISENFSYALFANAVILVEGTSERAILSAIADKRRIAELERWGMSIVPCMGKSNIPYFHAILKEFQIPSVVVFDNDNGWENRFTKDVSKKNAEEQSHKNSNFSLVHYFHIEDKVNDDYYPSSGTYDLDNGDSVFIVEDTLEPFLNSQWKTWQDCYENINSGSKKNEEDYYRATLQASFEDCPKFLLNIIDRAVEKAKESESISQI; from the coding sequence ATGATAATTCAAAAAGTAAAAATTCAGAATTTTCGTACACTGTATGACGCAACTATAGATTTTTCAAATATAACAACATTGATAGGGCCTAATGGGGCAGGAAAATCGACGATTCTTTATGCTTTAGATTGGTTTTTCAATGGTGCTGGAAATGATCTTTCTGATGAAGACGCAACATATAACCATGAAATTGAGCCAATAGTTGTTCGGGTTACTTTTTCTGATCTAAATGATAGAGATCGTGATGCCCTAGGCAAATACGCGCCTGCGGGGACAACTTCCTTTACTGCATGGAAGATGCGTAAGGATGGTCGAGAATTTCTTTCTGCAAATATAATGGGCAATCCACTATTTACTCCAATCAAGCAGGCCTCAAAAGCGGCAGAGAAAAAAGACCTATATAAGTTTTTGCGACAAAATCATCCCGAATTGGATCTGCCTACTGCTAATACAGCAGGAGCTATAACGGATGCTCTTACTGCTTGGGAGCAAGAACATCACGATCAACTTGAGGAAGTGCGAGAAGAGGTCTCTACCTCATTTAATGGTTTTAACAGCAATGCTTCAATGAAAGATATATTTAATTACTCGCTAGTAAGGGCTGATTATCGTGCATCAGAAGAATCAGAAGATGCTCGTACAACTCTGCTGGGAACTATTATAGAGAGAACAATTGATCGAAAAGCAGCCGATGATCAAATTAGCAAGCTTTTTAATTCATTGCGAGAGCAAGAGCAGCAGATTTATCAGAACACTTTTGGTGATCAACTCGATGAACTTTCTGATCAATTAAATGAAATTATTGGTTCATACTCAGCTGCAAGAAATATTCGTGTCGAACCGTATGCGCAAGAACTTAAACCGGCCAGAACTACTTTTAAAGTATCGGTATTGGATGGAGATAATGAGACAGCTGTCAGCCGTCAAGGACATGGATTCCAAAGAATGCTTCTGATCTCAGCGCTACAGCTTTTGGCCAGACGCATGAGCTTAAAAGAAAATTTAGAATCTCCAGAGAATGATAAAGAGCAAAGAGGGGTTCTTTGTCTTGCCGTGGAAGAGCCTGAACTTTATCAACATCCGATACAAGCAAGAGCTTTTGCTCATGTTCTACGGCAGCTGGGCGAAGCGGTCAATGGTGATGTTCAAGTACTGTATGCAACACATAGTCCATATTTTATCGACCCAAGCCACTATGAAGAAGTGTATCGTTTGTCCCGGCGTAGTATGGATGGTGTACCTTTGGTTCAACTCACTCATGCTCAAAAGAAGTCTGTTGTAGATCGATTAGAGTCCGGTGACCATAAGGGTGCTAACAACGTTCAGAGTCGCATAGGAAAAACAATATCAGAAAATTTCTCGTATGCGTTATTTGCAAATGCGGTGATACTCGTTGAAGGGACTAGTGAGCGCGCCATTTTATCTGCTATCGCAGATAAAAGACGTATTGCAGAACTTGAAAGGTGGGGTATGTCTATTGTTCCTTGTATGGGCAAGAGCAATATTCCTTATTTCCATGCTATTCTTAAAGAGTTTCAAATTCCTTCTGTTGTTGTCTTTGACAATGATAATGGTTGGGAAAACAGATTCACTAAAGATGTTTCAAAGAAAAATGCTGAGGAACAAAGTCATAAGAATTCAAATTTTTCTTTGGTTCACTATTTTCATATAGAAGATAAGGTGAATGATGATTATTATCCTAGTTCCGGAACTTATGATTTAGATAATGGAGACAGCGTCTTTATAGTTGAGGATACTCTTGAGCCATTTTTGAATTCGCAATGGAAAACTTGGCAAGACTGTTATGAAAACATCAATAGCGGTTCTAAGAAAAATGAAGAGGATTACTATAGAGCAACTTTACAGGCTTCGTTTGAAGATTGTCCCAAATTTCTTTTGAATATTATAGATAGAGCAGTTGAGAAAGCCAAGGAATCGGAATCTATTTCTCAGATATGA
- the pglX gene encoding BREX-1 system adenine-specific DNA-methyltransferase PglX, with translation MESADASSVILSERSESKALLSIITPESLTVCDPACGSGHMLTYAFDLLYQIYEDEGYSPSEIPGLILKHNLFGMEIDERAANLAAFALTMKARAKSRRFFRNQVLPNIQLIAEEEFNSTEIEDLNRLYDVTLDEDVWNTYANADVEGSLIIPPSELSQLKELRWQDVPNDVTWNDLSLMGSDTLSRVGTVIRQSQLLSNQYACVVANPPYMGGKNMGSDLKRYVQDHFEDGKADLFAAFMLRNLHLVESNGVLAMVTMQSWMFLSSFESMRQLLLANTEISTMAHLGAGAFDAIGGEVVSTTAFTLAKHEPQSAGIYTRLVDVHGDQAQADAFAAENSEPSGLRYTVNQSEFAQIPGSPIVYWLSEAMLHAFSSGKPLSEFAQLKNGMSTGNNDSVLRQWFEISFDDFTDDCVSNNSVDLYGKKWFPYNKGGEYRKWYGNASSVIRYDVYGREYMASLKGSRPNSPHLYFLPCVSWSKVSSGTTAFRLFPKGFVFDVAGCSMFPTDNTLLWPLLAFGNSSVAQQLLMAISPTLNFEAGQLARLPFYLTENSAAVNLAHEMVHMAQTDWDSFETSWSYEKNDLLKSADKMFSLEQSVVRLYEHWNEQSHIQQSNEIRNNEIVAKVYDVVGDVPTDVPLERVSLKRNAAFAYPKNTPAERDELFACDVVKELISYAVGCMFGRYGLDKPGLILASQGETIADYLKHVPEPSFMPDEDNVIPVTETDCFGDDIVSRFRRFLEVAFGKDHLTENVAYIERVLGKPLRKYFVNDFYNDHVKMYSNRPIYWQYSSRTDNKGAFKALVYLHRCTPQTTGKVLEYLRDFTVKIADQAMQLDKSDRAQDKREAEKLRRAVTECKAYEDDVLYPLATRNLEMDLDDGVLVNYLRMGKALRAIPAIERKRQEVSTWTWPVHPLEGKAEY, from the coding sequence ATTGAGAGCGCTGATGCCTCTTCTGTCATCCTGAGTGAGCGCAGCGAGTCGAAGGCTCTCCTCTCCATCATCACCCCAGAATCTCTTACCGTCTGTGACCCCGCCTGCGGTTCTGGCCACATGCTCACCTACGCCTTCGACCTGCTCTATCAGATTTATGAAGACGAAGGCTATTCCCCCAGTGAAATCCCCGGTCTGATTCTGAAACATAACCTCTTTGGCATGGAAATCGACGAACGCGCAGCAAATCTCGCCGCCTTCGCCCTGACCATGAAGGCTCGTGCCAAGTCCCGTCGATTCTTCCGCAACCAAGTGTTACCGAACATCCAGCTCATTGCCGAGGAAGAGTTCAACTCTACAGAAATTGAAGATCTCAACCGACTCTACGATGTCACATTAGATGAAGATGTGTGGAATACATACGCCAATGCGGATGTCGAGGGTTCATTGATTATCCCTCCATCAGAATTAAGCCAGCTTAAGGAACTGCGTTGGCAAGATGTTCCTAATGATGTGACTTGGAATGATCTGTCACTGATGGGGTCGGATACTTTGTCTCGTGTGGGTACTGTTATTAGGCAGTCACAGTTGCTCTCGAATCAATATGCATGTGTGGTTGCCAACCCTCCCTATATGGGCGGCAAGAATATGGGCAGTGACTTGAAGCGATACGTTCAAGATCATTTTGAGGATGGCAAAGCTGACTTGTTTGCTGCATTTATGCTGCGTAACCTTCATTTGGTGGAATCCAACGGTGTGCTCGCCATGGTTACTATGCAAAGCTGGATGTTTCTCTCGTCATTCGAGAGTATGCGGCAACTGTTGCTAGCAAATACGGAAATATCGACGATGGCTCACTTGGGCGCTGGAGCGTTTGATGCTATTGGAGGCGAAGTCGTCTCCACTACAGCGTTTACTCTTGCGAAGCATGAACCTCAATCCGCTGGCATATATACAAGATTGGTGGATGTGCATGGAGACCAGGCTCAAGCAGACGCTTTCGCGGCGGAGAACTCGGAGCCAAGTGGTCTGCGTTACACTGTCAACCAGTCTGAATTTGCTCAAATCCCAGGCTCTCCGATTGTCTATTGGCTTTCTGAAGCCATGCTTCACGCTTTTTCCTCAGGTAAACCTCTTAGCGAATTCGCTCAATTAAAAAATGGTATGTCTACAGGTAATAACGACTCAGTTCTCCGGCAATGGTTTGAGATAAGTTTCGATGATTTTACGGATGATTGTGTCAGCAATAACTCAGTCGACTTGTATGGGAAAAAATGGTTTCCCTACAATAAAGGTGGAGAGTACCGCAAGTGGTATGGAAATGCGTCATCAGTAATACGGTATGATGTATATGGTAGAGAATATATGGCTTCTCTAAAGGGTTCTCGTCCCAATAGCCCGCATCTTTATTTTTTGCCTTGCGTATCTTGGTCTAAAGTTTCTTCTGGAACAACTGCATTCAGACTTTTCCCAAAGGGATTTGTGTTTGATGTCGCGGGTTGTTCAATGTTTCCAACAGATAATACTTTGCTATGGCCGTTATTGGCATTTGGGAATTCTTCTGTTGCACAACAGCTTCTTATGGCAATTTCGCCTACGCTAAATTTCGAAGCTGGCCAGCTTGCTAGATTGCCGTTTTATCTTACTGAGAATTCTGCTGCTGTTAATCTTGCTCACGAGATGGTTCATATGGCTCAAACTGATTGGGATTCATTTGAGACATCATGGAGCTATGAAAAAAATGACTTGCTTAAGTCTGCTGATAAGATGTTCAGTCTTGAGCAGTCAGTTGTTAGGCTCTATGAACATTGGAATGAACAGTCGCATATACAACAGTCAAATGAAATCCGTAATAACGAAATTGTGGCTAAAGTTTATGACGTGGTTGGCGATGTCCCAACAGATGTGCCATTGGAGCGCGTATCATTGAAGCGTAATGCGGCATTTGCTTATCCTAAGAACACGCCGGCTGAGCGTGACGAGCTGTTTGCCTGCGATGTAGTCAAGGAACTTATCTCCTATGCAGTTGGCTGCATGTTTGGCCGTTACGGTCTGGACAAGCCAGGACTCATTCTGGCTTCACAAGGTGAGACAATTGCGGATTACTTGAAGCATGTTCCTGAACCGTCATTTATGCCGGATGAAGACAATGTCATTCCTGTGACGGAAACTGATTGCTTTGGGGATGATATTGTGTCGCGATTCCGCAGGTTCCTTGAAGTCGCCTTCGGCAAAGATCATCTTACGGAAAACGTCGCTTACATTGAACGCGTGTTGGGTAAGCCGCTTCGTAAGTATTTCGTCAACGATTTTTACAACGATCACGTCAAGATGTACTCGAATCGGCCGATTTACTGGCAATATTCAAGCCGGACCGATAACAAGGGTGCATTCAAGGCGTTGGTGTACTTGCATCGTTGCACGCCGCAAACCACCGGTAAGGTGCTTGAATACCTACGTGACTTCACGGTCAAAATCGCTGATCAGGCTATGCAGCTTGACAAGTCCGACCGTGCCCAAGACAAGCGCGAAGCCGAGAAACTACGTAGAGCCGTAACTGAGTGCAAAGCCTACGAGGATGATGTGCTGTATCCTCTCGCCACACGCAACTTGGAAATGGATCTCGATGACGGAGTCCTAGTTAACTACCTCCGCATGGGCAAAGCCCTCCGAGCCATCCCCGCCATAGAACGCAAACGCCAAGAAGTCTCCACCTGGACATGGCCTGTCCATCCCCTTGAAGGGAAAGCTGAATATTAA